The Candidatus Obscuribacter sp. genomic interval ATTTTAAGGGGGAGCGTATTGGTTTTAACGAATACATGATCGGTATGGGTATCAGTGCCAACGTTAGTTTTGATTTTAAATCCGGTGGCACAGCTGATATCGCATTGCATTTTTTGACACGCAAACAAGCTGAAGAATTTTTTGCTGCCATCGAAAGATTTTGCGACTCTTCCAGATTTAGTAGCGATTTTGTCAAAATGCAAAAGGCAATACTACTGGAGCGGCTGGATGGACAGTCCTTTACTCAGCTCTGGGCGGAGGATTTGAGCCCGAGATATGTGTCAACTAACTATGTGCCTTTGCCCACCGCCCATAGTTTGCAAGAAGGTCGCTATAAGGTCTTAATGGAGCTAGCTGCTGGTGGTATGTCGGCAGTTTATCTGGCCAGGCGCGATAGTGGTGCCAAAGTCGTACTCAAAGAGTCAGTCTTGCCAGCCGATATTGGTCCTGAGCAACAGGCCAAAGCCCGTGAGCTTTTTGAGCGAGAGTCAGTGCTCTTGCTCAAGTTGCACCATCCTCAAATTGCCCGAGTGTTAGATCGCTTTGTCGAAGATGATCGCGATTATCTGGTTTTGGAGTACATCCCTGGACTGACCTTGCGGCAGCTGGTTAAGGCAAAAGGCAAGCAAAAAGAAAAAGATGTGATCAACTGGGCCAGTCAGCTAGCCGAGATCCTGGTCTATTTACACGGACAGAAGCCCCCTGTTTTGCATAGAGACCTGACACCAGACAATATAATTTTGCAAGATGATGGCAAGTTATGTCTTGTGGATTTTGGCGCAGCCAATGAGTTTGTCGGTCAGGCCACTGGCACGATGGTGGGCAAGCAATGTTACATCGCCCCCGAGCAGTTGCGCGGTAAAGCCACTCCTCTCAGTGATTTGTATGCACTGGGTGGTACTTTGTTTTTTCTTTTGACAGGCACAGATCCAGAGCCTCTAGCAAGCTCAATTGCCAGAGATGTTTGCCCAGATGTGAGTCAATCCACAAGTGACTTTATAGCGCGTTTAACGGCCTTTGAGAGTGGCGAAAGAATAACTGATGCTGAGAGTGTGCGGGGCTTTTTTAAGGCACCGACTAGTAATCGTAAAGGAGGACAGATAGATGTCTCCTGACTTGTTGGGTAAGCTTATGGCAGCAAAAGACGCTAGAGAAGCTGCCAACAAAGGATCGTCTCTGCCGCCGCTGCCAGAAGGTCCTTACGAGATGTATGTGCCTTACAGTGCCTGGCGTGCACAGGGACGCTTCAGGCATAAGGTCAGACAAGAGGCTACTTTACGCAAAGACTTACTCAAACTTTTTGCCTTTATGGCTATTGTTTACGCCTTTGTTTATTTTCTTTTGCCTACATTGTTAGGTGTTTTTCCATTTTTTAAATACTTTGGAGTGTGGGGCAATCTACTCATTTATGCGCTGCTTGCAATTTTGAGCTATCCGGTCGTCACTGCCCCCACCAACCTCCAGATTGGTGCAGAGGGTATCAAAATGCACTGGCTTACTAGCTTTGGACAACTAAGTAGCCCCTGGATTAGCTTTGACTATATCGACTATGTGACAGTCTCAAATTTTAGACGTGGCTATTACAAGTCTAGAGCAATTGATTTATACATAGACAAAAGCAGTGTGCCGGCTCATGTCAGGCGTGCATTGCGCTTTATGGCTCCATCGCTATGGTGTGTTAGTTTTGGCGACAAACTTAAGCTGCGCCTTGATATAGCAGCAATTACACATGAGGCAGATTTGCCCCTTATGCTGCGCGCTTTTAAAAATCTACTGCCAGCCGAAAAGCTCGGACCAGAGGTCTTAGAGATAGAAGAGCAGCATCCCGGTCAGTCATTTACAAAGCTCTGGCTCGATAATCTTGATGGTGGTGACAGGCAGAGATTGACTATGGGTCCGCTAGAACCGGGAGAAACCGTGTTTGGTGGACGTTACGAAATTGTACGTAGGCTCGCTGCTGGTGGGCAGGCTGTCACCTATCTGGCGCAGGATTTAAATGGTGTTACTGGTGATGATCAGTCACTTGTGGTTAGTGCCGGTGGAGTTGATGGTACTGCTGGCAGTGCTAGTAGTGTTGCCGCCGCTGGTACTGTCTTGGTACTCAAAGAATTCGTGCTGCCTGTACGTGGGGGCATGGAGATTAGAAAACGTGCTCTGGAAAATGTCGAACATGAAGCGAAACTGCTAGAAAAGCTCGATAACGAACGCATCGTCAAAATGCTGGATTGTTTTGTCGATGGTCAACGGGCTTATCTGGTGCTGGAATACATTGATGGTAAGTCGTTGCGTAAATTAGTCCAGGATGAGGGAGCTTTGCCTGAGAGTGATGTTCTCAGGCTTGCCATCGAGATGTGCACAGTGCTTGAATATTTGCACGCACAGATGCCAGCACTAATACACCGAGACTTTACTCCCGAAAACTTGCTTTTGCGCTCGCGCGGCACCATCGCCCTCATAGACTTTAACGTGGCAGAACAACTGGAGTCCAAAGAAACAAAGACAATGGTCGGCAAGCATTGCTACGTCGCGCCCGAACAATTCAGGGGTAAAGCAACTGCTCAAAGCGATGTCTATGCTTGCGGCTGTACTCTTTACTGGCTACTCACGGGTGAAGACCCTGAGCCGATATCGACCTCACATCCAGCTTTGAAAAATACGCATGTCAGTGAAACTATGGACAGAGTTGTAGCACTTGCCACTCAGATTGATGTATCTAAGCGCTTTATCAGTGCTGCTGCCATGAAAGATGAGCTGCTCAAGCTAGTACGCTGAGTATAAGAGCGGCGCGAAATGTCGGTCTATGTGTTTGTTGATCTGGTATTATATAGCCTAGTATAAAGCGCTTTTTTGAAATCGATTATAGTCTTAGTTTCTACTTGCTCCTTGTCTCTTGTTATAAAAACGAGTGGGGAAGTCAGTCACTGACTACT includes:
- a CDS encoding serine/threonine protein kinase, whose product is MSPDLLGKLMAAKDAREAANKGSSLPPLPEGPYEMYVPYSAWRAQGRFRHKVRQEATLRKDLLKLFAFMAIVYAFVYFLLPTLLGVFPFFKYFGVWGNLLIYALLAILSYPVVTAPTNLQIGAEGIKMHWLTSFGQLSSPWISFDYIDYVTVSNFRRGYYKSRAIDLYIDKSSVPAHVRRALRFMAPSLWCVSFGDKLKLRLDIAAITHEADLPLMLRAFKNLLPAEKLGPEVLEIEEQHPGQSFTKLWLDNLDGGDRQRLTMGPLEPGETVFGGRYEIVRRLAAGGQAVTYLAQDLNGVTGDDQSLVVSAGGVDGTAGSASSVAAAGTVLVLKEFVLPVRGGMEIRKRALENVEHEAKLLEKLDNERIVKMLDCFVDGQRAYLVLEYIDGKSLRKLVQDEGALPESDVLRLAIEMCTVLEYLHAQMPALIHRDFTPENLLLRSRGTIALIDFNVAEQLESKETKTMVGKHCYVAPEQFRGKATAQSDVYACGCTLYWLLTGEDPEPISTSHPALKNTHVSETMDRVVALATQIDVSKRFISAAAMKDELLKLVR
- a CDS encoding serine/threonine protein kinase, whose protein sequence is MAERDMSSHKNPIDLTVGGQDFVLQYVMVNPRMKLTFNFMMGLAVLLTFGMMIYSYFRYPTFHRHWFSYMGMLIPLSALLPIYYFANLKNEAVLKLSASGLQFSPVWKHCLLNRMERSWSDVHSVQVTYPESMGRSSSPHFKGERIGFNEYMIGMGISANVSFDFKSGGTADIALHFLTRKQAEEFFAAIERFCDSSRFSSDFVKMQKAILLERLDGQSFTQLWAEDLSPRYVSTNYVPLPTAHSLQEGRYKVLMELAAGGMSAVYLARRDSGAKVVLKESVLPADIGPEQQAKARELFERESVLLLKLHHPQIARVLDRFVEDDRDYLVLEYIPGLTLRQLVKAKGKQKEKDVINWASQLAEILVYLHGQKPPVLHRDLTPDNIILQDDGKLCLVDFGAANEFVGQATGTMVGKQCYIAPEQLRGKATPLSDLYALGGTLFFLLTGTDPEPLASSIARDVCPDVSQSTSDFIARLTAFESGERITDAESVRGFFKAPTSNRKGGQIDVS